In Drosophila yakuba strain Tai18E2 chromosome 2R, Prin_Dyak_Tai18E2_2.1, whole genome shotgun sequence, a single genomic region encodes these proteins:
- the LOC6529910 gene encoding voltage-dependent calcium channel subunit alpha-2/delta-3 isoform X8 — MAWSRLLAWWRLCLGLLSVLVCLAPCVNLQPAENINYNLVHSWADKLGMELFHLGDFITRRKEVQESFKDAKVVSRNGASIVDSMAKEIEMMMDLKVSAVRRIMDTAENTALSHQNDMADKMFSYYNAKEMLEPGDPVPPIPTPAPDMDKDIGEPLIYVQPKVVVLEPRPEFHNTPVNFSVSSVHVPVNVFDRAPDVIKAIQWSENLDQIFRDNYKNDPTLSWQFFGSSTGFMRQFPASKWRKDVPVDLYDCRLRSWYMEAATSPKDIVILMDGSGSMLGQRLDIAKHVVNTILDTLGTNDFVNIFTFDKEVSPVVPCFEDTLIQANLGNIRELKEGIDLFRPKSIANYTAALTKAFELLEETKLSSRGAQCNQAIMIIGDGAPENNREVFELHNWRDPPYKPVRVFTYLIGKEVANWDDIRWMACENQGYYVHLSETAEVREMVLNYIPVMARPLVLGRHDHPVIWSQVYADIEDTKISDYLWDMNQCENQKADVLEYWKVQDRMLEPSEMHRRKYRRMKDTWNQPLDPKMYQFMTTVSMPIYDRRENATRIANILGVAGTDVPINEIKKLLSPFALGVNGYAFIVTNNGYVLFHPDFRPVFQGYILKPAYNSVDMIEVELLDDDRPARDFNPVLMTIRDSIINQSTGSKWMLVKNHFDDMKRVARIKRQYYWTAIKKTPFTLVISYPEQYGVSHMDIRADQEIHRISIKGTNLRSVFSGKRWKIHPDWLFCKHSNRTFKTPEIELLYFLERMSEPGWRWPGSRSAMPPEHAAAMFSNNSSTGRYPSINEKESYYCDRQLMQALVFDARVTGWFSNNTSFNSKDDKGNEFKQRFGVTVAFLATHSGLTRWHEFHSNAAEESGVGETFSQNNTRAIDEIWYKRAVDQHFVREESFVYSVPFDAGESNSEILVTASHAVFHNEGGKTAPAAVVGFQFQHSALYKLFHNITGNACAVDDKDCYILDNNGYVIISTRVHETGRFFGEVNGAIMKRLLEENVYTQVTVYDYQAVCFESKNDNNASSMLLSPLFHLLRVGKWLLHTALWYIVQLLQWAPGVSSHYADMYGDSNDTEPPPPEPHPEHHGRNGNGHGKKDDEIWLRYLTLHRTRLKACDMKRELYTLFNEKDNVVYNMTAHACERPFVVLPIPFSNLILLVIDQLCPRDGSVVLTVNPQPIDYHLSVNDSLACYKQAREFNRMRPTSCISRHANESGIKLCGKACSVYANLGLLLLCHILSRWL; from the exons ATGGCCTGGTCCCGTCTCTTGGCCTGGTGGCGCCTCTGCCTGGGCCTGCTCTCCGTCTTGGTCTGCTTGGCACCGTGCGTCAATCTGCAGCCAGCCGAGAACATCAACTACAATCT CGTTCATTCGTGGGCCGACAAATTGGGCATGGAGCTGTTTCATCTGGGCGATTTCATCACCAGGCGCAAGGAGGTGCAAGAG AGTTTCAAGGATGCAAAGGTCGTTTCGCGCAACGGCGCATCTATCGTCGATTCGATGGCCAAGGAAATCGAAATGATGATGGATCTGAAAGTCAGTGCCGTGAGG CGAATCATGGACACGGCTGAGAACACGGCGTTGTCGCACCAGAACGACATGGCGGACAAGATGTTCTCCTATTACAATGCCAAGGAGATGCTGGAGCCCGGCGATCCGGTACCGCCCATTCCCACCCCGGCTCCCGACATGGATAAGGATATTGGGGAGCCGCTGATCTACGTCCAGCCGAAGGTGGTGGTACTGGAACCGCGTCCGGAATTCCACAACACTCCGGTCAACTTCAGCGTTAGCTCGGTCCACGTGCCGGTCAATGTGTTCGATCGAG CACCGGATGTGATAAAAGCAATTCAGTGGTCGGAGAATTTGGATCAGATATTCCGTGACAATTACAAAAACGATCCGACATTGTCGTGGCAATTCTTTGGCAGTTCGACTGGCTTTATGCGTCAATTCCCTGCATCGAAGTGGCGAAAGGACGTACCGGTCGATCTATACGATTGCCGACTACGCTCCTGGTACATGGAGGCGGCGACGAGTCCGAAGGATATTGTTATCCTGATGGATGGATCCGGTTCAATGTTGGGACAGAGGCTAGATATCGCAAAGCATGTTGTCAATACGATACTAGATACATTAGGTACAAATGACTTTGTGAACATCTTCACCTTTGATAAGGAAGTGAGCCCAGTCGTCCCATGTTTCGAAGACACACTGATTCAA GCCAATCTGGGCAACATACGCGAACTGAAAGAAGGGATTGATCTGTTTAGACCCAAATCGATCGCCAATTATACCGCTGCATTGACAAAGGCATTCGAGCTATTGGAAGAGACCAAGTTGAGTTCGCGCGGGGCGCAGTGCAATCAGGCGATCATGATCATTGGCGACGGGGCGCCGGAGAACAATCGCGAGGTCTTCGAGTTGCACAATTGGCGGGACCCGCCTTACAAGCCGGTCCGTGTGTTCACCTACCTCATTGGCAAGGAGGTGGCCAATTGGGATGATATACGGTGGATGGCGTGCGAGAATCAGGGCTACTACGTCCACCTCAGCGAGACCGCCGAGGTGCGCGAGATGGTCTTGAATTACATTCCGGTTATGGCCAGGCCGCTCGTCCTGGGCAGGCACGATCATCCGGTGATTTGGTCGCAAGTCTATGCAGACATCGAG GACACGAAAATATCCGACTATCTGTGGGACATGAACCAGTGCGAGAACCAGAAGGCCGATGTCCTCGAGTATTGGAAGGTGCAGGACAGGATGCTGGAGCCCAGCGAAATGCACCGCCGGAAGTACAGAAGAATGAAGGAT ACCTGGAACCAGCCCTTGGACCCGAAAATGTACCAATTCATGACCACCGTATCGATGCCCATCTACGATCGGCGCGAGAACGCG ACTAGGATTGCGAATATATTGGGCGTGGCCGGCACGGATGTGCCCattaatgaaatcaaaaagCTGCTGTCGCCGTTCGCG CTCGGCGTGAATGGCTATGCGTTTATTGTAACCAACAATGGTTATGTACTATTCCATCCAGACTTTCGTCCAGTT TTCCAAGGCTACATATTAAAGCCAGCATACAATAGCGTTGACATGATTGAAGTCGAGCTATTGGATGACGATCGGCCCGCCAGAGACTTTAATCCAGTGCTGATGACG ATAAGAGATTCTATAATCAATCAATCGACAGGCAGCAAATGGATGCTGGTCAAAAATCATTTCGATGATATG AAACGGGTGGCACGCATTAAGCGGCAATACTACTGGACGGCCATTAAGAAGACTCCCTTTACTCTGGTCATTTCCTATCCGGAGCAATACGGCGTCAGTCACATGGACATCCGAGCTGACCAGGAGATTCACCGCATTAGCATAAAGGGCACCAACTTGCGCAGCGTTTTCAGTGGCAAGCGGTGGAAAATACATCCCGATTG GCTATTTTGCAAGCACAGCAACCGGACATTCAAAACGCCAGAGATCGAACTGCTGTACTTTCTCGAGCGTATGTCTGAGCCTGGCTGGCGATGGCCGGGAAGTCGGAGTGCAATGCCCCCGGAGCACGCGGCCGCCATGTTCT CTAACAACTCATCAACCGGCCGTTATCCATCAATCAATGAAAAAGAAAGCTACTATT GCGATAGGCAGCTGATGCAGGCCCTGGTCTTCGATGCCCGAGTGACCGGGTGGTTCTCCAACAATACCAGCTTTAACTCCAAGGATGACAAGGG AAACGAATTCAAGCAGCGTTTTGGCGTCACCGTCGCCTTTTTGGCCACCCACAGTGGCCTCACCCGCTGGCATGAGTTCCACTCGAATGCTGCCGAGGAATCCGGAGTCGG CGAGACTTTTAGCCAAAATAACACGCGGGCCATCGATGAGATTTGGTACAAACGCGCCGTGGACCAACATTTTGTGCGGGAGGAGAGCTTCGTTTACTCCGTGCCCTTCGATGCGGGTG AGAGCAACTCAGAGATCCTGGTGACCGCCAGTCATGCCGTCTTCCACAATGAGGGCGGCAAGACGGCACCGGCGGCCGTTGTGGGCTTCCAGTTTCAGCACTCGGCGCTCTACAAACTCTTCCACAACATCACCGGCAAT gcctGTGCCGTGGATGACAAAGACTGCTATATACTGGACAACAATGGCTATGTGATCATTTCGACGAGGGTCCACGAGACGGGGCGATTCTTTGGCGAGGTGAACGGAGCGATCATGAAGCGTCTGCTGGAGGAGAATGTCTACACACAGGTCACCGTTTACGACTACCAGGCGGTGTGCTTCGAGTCCAAGAACGATAACAACGCCTCCAGCATGCTGCTATCG CCACTGTTCCATCTGCTGCGCGTGGGCAAATGGCTGCTGCATACGGCGCTGTGGTATATTGTACAACTGTTGCAGTGGGCTCCCGGAGTGTCCAGCCACTATGCGGACATGTACGGCGACTCCAACGACACGGAGCCACCGCCGCCGGAGCCGCATCCGGAGCACCATGGCCGCAACGGCAATGGGCATGGGAAGAAGGACGATGAAATCTGGCTGCGCTACTTGACGCTCCATCGCACGCGGCTCAAGGCGTGCGACATGAAGCGCGAACTGTACACGCTGTTCAACGAGAAGGACAACGTTGTCTACAATATGACAGCCCATGCATGTGAGCGGCCATTTGTCGTCCTGCCCATCCCGTTCAGCAACCTCATCCTGCTGGTCATCGACCAGCTCTGTCCCAGGGACGGATCCGTCGTCCTCACGGTCAACCCGCAGCCGATCGACTACCACCTGTCGGTCAACGACTCGCTGGCCTGCTATAAGCAGGCTCGGGAGTTCAACCGCATGCGACCCACCAGCTGCATCAGTCGGCACGCGAAC GAGAGCGGCATCAAGCTGTGCGGAAAGGCCTGCTCCGTGTACGCGAATCTGgggctgctgctcctctgcCACATACTGAGTCGCTGGCTGTAA
- the LOC6529910 gene encoding voltage-dependent calcium channel subunit alpha-2/delta-3 isoform X7, with protein MAWSRLLAWWRLCLGLLSVLVCLAPCVNLQPAENINYNLVHSWADKLGMELFHLGDFITRRKEVQESFKDAKVVSRNGASIVDSMAKEIEMMMDLKVSAVRRIMDTAENTALSHQNDMADKMFSYYNAKEMLEPGDPVPPIPTPAPDMDKDIGEPLIYVQPKVVVLEPRPEFHNTPVNFSVSSVHVPVNVFDRAPDVIKAIQWSENLDQIFRDNYKNDPTLSWQFFGSSTGFMRQFPASKWRKDVPVDLYDCRLRSWYMEAATSPKDIVILMDGSGSMLGQRLDIAKHVVNTILDTLGTNDFVNIFTFDKEVSPVVPCFEDTLIQANLGNIRELKEGIDLFRPKSIANYTAALTKAFELLEETKLSSRGAQCNQAIMIIGDGAPENNREVFELHNWRDPPYKPVRVFTYLIGKEVANWDDIRWMACENQGYYVHLSETAEVREMVLNYIPVMARPLVLGRHDHPVIWSQVYADIEDTKISDYLWDMNQCENQKADVLEYWKVQDRMLEPSEMHRRKYRRMKDTWNQPLDPKMYQFMTTVSMPIYDRRENATRIANILGVAGTDVPINEIKKLLSPFALGVNGYAFIVTNNGYVLFHPDFRPVFQGYILKPAYNSVDMIEVELLDDDRPARDFNPVLMTIRDSIINQSTGSKWMLVKNHFDDMKRVARIKRQYYWTAIKKTPFTLVISYPEQYGVSHMDIRADQEIHRISIKGTNLRSVFSGKRWKIHPDWLFCKHSNRTFKTPEIELLYFLERMSEPGWRWPGSRSAMPPEHAAAMFCDRQLMQALVFDARVTGWFSNNTSFNSKDDKGNEFKQRFGVTVAFLATHSGLTRWHEFHSNAAEESGVGETFSQNNTRAIDEIWYKRAVDQHFVREESFVYSVPFDAGESNSEILVTASHAVFHNEGGKTAPAAVVGFQFQHSALYKLFHNITGNACAVDDKDCYILDNNGYVIISTRVHETGRFFGEVNGAIMKRLLEENVYTQVTVYDYQAVCFESKNDNNASSMLLSPLFHLLRVGKWLLHTALWYIVQLLQWAPGVSSHYADMYGDSNDTEPPPPEPHPEHHGRNGNGHGKKDDEIWLRYLTLHRTRLKACDMKRELYTLFNEKDNVVYNMTAHACERPFVVLPIPFSNLILLVIDQLCPRDGSVVLTVNPQPIDYHLSVNDSLACYKQAREFNRMRPTSCISRHANESGIKLCGKACSVYANLGLLLLCHILSRWL; from the exons ATGGCCTGGTCCCGTCTCTTGGCCTGGTGGCGCCTCTGCCTGGGCCTGCTCTCCGTCTTGGTCTGCTTGGCACCGTGCGTCAATCTGCAGCCAGCCGAGAACATCAACTACAATCT CGTTCATTCGTGGGCCGACAAATTGGGCATGGAGCTGTTTCATCTGGGCGATTTCATCACCAGGCGCAAGGAGGTGCAAGAG AGTTTCAAGGATGCAAAGGTCGTTTCGCGCAACGGCGCATCTATCGTCGATTCGATGGCCAAGGAAATCGAAATGATGATGGATCTGAAAGTCAGTGCCGTGAGG CGAATCATGGACACGGCTGAGAACACGGCGTTGTCGCACCAGAACGACATGGCGGACAAGATGTTCTCCTATTACAATGCCAAGGAGATGCTGGAGCCCGGCGATCCGGTACCGCCCATTCCCACCCCGGCTCCCGACATGGATAAGGATATTGGGGAGCCGCTGATCTACGTCCAGCCGAAGGTGGTGGTACTGGAACCGCGTCCGGAATTCCACAACACTCCGGTCAACTTCAGCGTTAGCTCGGTCCACGTGCCGGTCAATGTGTTCGATCGAG CACCGGATGTGATAAAAGCAATTCAGTGGTCGGAGAATTTGGATCAGATATTCCGTGACAATTACAAAAACGATCCGACATTGTCGTGGCAATTCTTTGGCAGTTCGACTGGCTTTATGCGTCAATTCCCTGCATCGAAGTGGCGAAAGGACGTACCGGTCGATCTATACGATTGCCGACTACGCTCCTGGTACATGGAGGCGGCGACGAGTCCGAAGGATATTGTTATCCTGATGGATGGATCCGGTTCAATGTTGGGACAGAGGCTAGATATCGCAAAGCATGTTGTCAATACGATACTAGATACATTAGGTACAAATGACTTTGTGAACATCTTCACCTTTGATAAGGAAGTGAGCCCAGTCGTCCCATGTTTCGAAGACACACTGATTCAA GCCAATCTGGGCAACATACGCGAACTGAAAGAAGGGATTGATCTGTTTAGACCCAAATCGATCGCCAATTATACCGCTGCATTGACAAAGGCATTCGAGCTATTGGAAGAGACCAAGTTGAGTTCGCGCGGGGCGCAGTGCAATCAGGCGATCATGATCATTGGCGACGGGGCGCCGGAGAACAATCGCGAGGTCTTCGAGTTGCACAATTGGCGGGACCCGCCTTACAAGCCGGTCCGTGTGTTCACCTACCTCATTGGCAAGGAGGTGGCCAATTGGGATGATATACGGTGGATGGCGTGCGAGAATCAGGGCTACTACGTCCACCTCAGCGAGACCGCCGAGGTGCGCGAGATGGTCTTGAATTACATTCCGGTTATGGCCAGGCCGCTCGTCCTGGGCAGGCACGATCATCCGGTGATTTGGTCGCAAGTCTATGCAGACATCGAG GACACGAAAATATCCGACTATCTGTGGGACATGAACCAGTGCGAGAACCAGAAGGCCGATGTCCTCGAGTATTGGAAGGTGCAGGACAGGATGCTGGAGCCCAGCGAAATGCACCGCCGGAAGTACAGAAGAATGAAGGAT ACCTGGAACCAGCCCTTGGACCCGAAAATGTACCAATTCATGACCACCGTATCGATGCCCATCTACGATCGGCGCGAGAACGCG ACTAGGATTGCGAATATATTGGGCGTGGCCGGCACGGATGTGCCCattaatgaaatcaaaaagCTGCTGTCGCCGTTCGCG CTCGGCGTGAATGGCTATGCGTTTATTGTAACCAACAATGGTTATGTACTATTCCATCCAGACTTTCGTCCAGTT TTCCAAGGCTACATATTAAAGCCAGCATACAATAGCGTTGACATGATTGAAGTCGAGCTATTGGATGACGATCGGCCCGCCAGAGACTTTAATCCAGTGCTGATGACG ATAAGAGATTCTATAATCAATCAATCGACAGGCAGCAAATGGATGCTGGTCAAAAATCATTTCGATGATATG AAACGGGTGGCACGCATTAAGCGGCAATACTACTGGACGGCCATTAAGAAGACTCCCTTTACTCTGGTCATTTCCTATCCGGAGCAATACGGCGTCAGTCACATGGACATCCGAGCTGACCAGGAGATTCACCGCATTAGCATAAAGGGCACCAACTTGCGCAGCGTTTTCAGTGGCAAGCGGTGGAAAATACATCCCGATTG GCTATTTTGCAAGCACAGCAACCGGACATTCAAAACGCCAGAGATCGAACTGCTGTACTTTCTCGAGCGTATGTCTGAGCCTGGCTGGCGATGGCCGGGAAGTCGGAGTGCAATGCCCCCGGAGCACGCGGCCGCCATGTTCT GCGATAGGCAGCTGATGCAGGCCCTGGTCTTCGATGCCCGAGTGACCGGGTGGTTCTCCAACAATACCAGCTTTAACTCCAAGGATGACAAGGG AAACGAATTCAAGCAGCGTTTTGGCGTCACCGTCGCCTTTTTGGCCACCCACAGTGGCCTCACCCGCTGGCATGAGTTCCACTCGAATGCTGCCGAGGAATCCGGAGTCGG CGAGACTTTTAGCCAAAATAACACGCGGGCCATCGATGAGATTTGGTACAAACGCGCCGTGGACCAACATTTTGTGCGGGAGGAGAGCTTCGTTTACTCCGTGCCCTTCGATGCGGGTG AGAGCAACTCAGAGATCCTGGTGACCGCCAGTCATGCCGTCTTCCACAATGAGGGCGGCAAGACGGCACCGGCGGCCGTTGTGGGCTTCCAGTTTCAGCACTCGGCGCTCTACAAACTCTTCCACAACATCACCGGCAAT gcctGTGCCGTGGATGACAAAGACTGCTATATACTGGACAACAATGGCTATGTGATCATTTCGACGAGGGTCCACGAGACGGGGCGATTCTTTGGCGAGGTGAACGGAGCGATCATGAAGCGTCTGCTGGAGGAGAATGTCTACACACAGGTCACCGTTTACGACTACCAGGCGGTGTGCTTCGAGTCCAAGAACGATAACAACGCCTCCAGCATGCTGCTATCG CCACTGTTCCATCTGCTGCGCGTGGGCAAATGGCTGCTGCATACGGCGCTGTGGTATATTGTACAACTGTTGCAGTGGGCTCCCGGAGTGTCCAGCCACTATGCGGACATGTACGGCGACTCCAACGACACGGAGCCACCGCCGCCGGAGCCGCATCCGGAGCACCATGGCCGCAACGGCAATGGGCATGGGAAGAAGGACGATGAAATCTGGCTGCGCTACTTGACGCTCCATCGCACGCGGCTCAAGGCGTGCGACATGAAGCGCGAACTGTACACGCTGTTCAACGAGAAGGACAACGTTGTCTACAATATGACAGCCCATGCATGTGAGCGGCCATTTGTCGTCCTGCCCATCCCGTTCAGCAACCTCATCCTGCTGGTCATCGACCAGCTCTGTCCCAGGGACGGATCCGTCGTCCTCACGGTCAACCCGCAGCCGATCGACTACCACCTGTCGGTCAACGACTCGCTGGCCTGCTATAAGCAGGCTCGGGAGTTCAACCGCATGCGACCCACCAGCTGCATCAGTCGGCACGCGAAC GAGAGCGGCATCAAGCTGTGCGGAAAGGCCTGCTCCGTGTACGCGAATCTGgggctgctgctcctctgcCACATACTGAGTCGCTGGCTGTAA